In Euphorbia lathyris chromosome 10, ddEupLath1.1, whole genome shotgun sequence, a single genomic region encodes these proteins:
- the LOC136208849 gene encoding serine/threonine-protein kinase SRK2E codes for MDRSAVTVGPGMDMPIMHDSDRYELVRDIGAGNFGVARLMRDKQTDELVAVKYIERGEKIDENVQREIINHRSLRHPNIVRFKEVILTPTHLAIVMEYASGGELFERICNAGRFSEDEARFFFQQLISGVSYCHAMQICHRDLKLENTLLDGSPAPRLKICDFGYSKSSVLHSQPKSTVGTPAYIAPEVLLKKEYDGKIADVWSCGVTLYVMLVGAYPFEDPDEPKNFRKTIHRILNVQYSIPDYVHISPECRHLISRIFVADPAQRISIPEIQNHEWFLKNLPADLMDENAMNEEPDQPMQSNDEIMQIISEATIPAPGARNLNQYLTGSLDIDDEMDDDLESDPELDMDSSGEIVYAM; via the exons ATGGATCGATCAGCTGTAACAGTTGGTCCGGGTATGGATATGCCGATTATGCATGATAGTGACCGATACGAGCTTGTCCGAGATATCGGTGCGGGGAATTTCGGTGTAGCGAGGTTGATGAGAGACAAGCAGACTGATGAACTTGTTGCTGTCAAGTATATCGAGAGAGGTGAGAAG ATAGATGAAAACGTACAAAGGGAAATTATTAACCACAGGTCATTGAGGCATCCAAACATTGTCAGATTCAAAGAG GTTATATTAACACCAACACACCTGGCTATTGTGATGGAGTATGCATCTGGTGGGGAGCTTTTTGAGCGGATATGCAATGCGGGGCGCTTCAGTGAAGATGAG GCACGATTCTTCTTCCAACAACTTATATCAGGAGTTAGCTACTGTCATGCAATG CAAATATGTCACCGCGACTTAAAGCTGGAGAATACATTGTTGGATGGAAGCCCAGCACCCCGTCTCAAGATTTGTGACTTTGGTTACTCCAAG TCATCAGTTCTCCATTCACAACCAAAATCTACTGTTGGGACTCCTGCATATATAGCACCAGAAGTGTTGCTTAAGAAGGAATATGATGGCAAG ATTGCAGATGTGTGGTCTTGTGGGGTAACTTTATATGTGATGTTGGTGGGAGCATACCCTTTTGAGGACCCTGACGAGCCTAAAAACTTCCGCAAGACGATACAT CGAATTTTGAATGTCCAATACTCAATTCCTGATTATGTTCATATATCTCCCGAGTGCCGGCATCTCATCTCGAGAATTTTCGTAGCTGACCCTGCACAG AGGATAAGCATTCCTGAGATTCAGAATCACGAGTGGTTTCTGAAGAATCTTCCAGCTGATCTTATGGACGAAAACGCAATGAACGAGGAGCCAGATCAGCCGATGCAGAGCAATGATGAGATAATGCAGATAATATCAGAAGCCACCATACCAGCACCAGGTGCCCGGAATCTGAATCAGTATTTAACAGGTAGTCTGGACATTGATGATGAGATGGACGACGATTTAGAGAGTGACCCGGAACTTGACATGGATAGCAGTGGAGAGATTGTGTATGCAATGTGA
- the LOC136208094 gene encoding uncharacterized protein, translated as MTTYSSTVSGMNSAINGVIHEKNRRLPTEKYRKRNQAIPSRVKGAIVIGRYEFQPQQIKTREPQQQLQMQQLQRRDPNHPPLTGSINTRDPKDIKRKTNLDPSQKSSHMDSSCIYAQSILHSKSGLCDIPVNCYILGDKNGLKGGAIPLVKLMDEVSGAVSILVIPWFILQHYIFIEVSFHREIHQALMELGDKDPYFVGLTSKIINARLGAELSKKCRELAMHFENQVISGGVLAYTLLGVDYGEGSGGCALLKVELRRRWNGAMLPYWVFDMTMRSVGNALREPFADPLYLQYIWSLDYIVALLVALNGSSMDRTYLGITIGKLVCLTHCAGAFPTDQSTIDDFCQHVLKCSTSDDCHLLSFYHGGTLKQTGLSHFSPISGYHAGRDMTLTLNVARFKYPPHCVLVQLFWQAMHKVDEATMQHRGLMLISRPHVESGLLNTMSCGHESWASVAKYLVDEGPLLLKLGDVKDISNLF; from the coding sequence ATGACTACATATTCCTCAACTGTTTCTGGCATGAATTCAGCAATAAATGGTGTTATTCATGAAAAAAATCGACGTCTGCCAACAGAGAAGTATCGCAAAAGAAATCAAGCTATTCCATCCCGTGTAAAGGGTGCTATTGTGATTGGGAGGTATGAGTTTCAGCCCCAACAAATTAAGACAAGAGAGCCGCAACAACAGCTACAAATGCAGCAGTTGCAACGAAGGGACCCTAACCATCCACCTCTTACCGGGTCTATCAATACAAGAGATCCTAAGGACATCAAAAGGAAGACCAACTTGGACCCATCTCAGAAGAGTTCACATATGGATTCTTCATGCATCTATGCACAATCAATTTTACATTCCAAGTCTGGATTATGTGACATCCCAGTTAATTGTTAcattcttggggacaagaatgGCTTAAAGGGGGGAGCAATTCCATTGGTGAAGCTAATGGATGAGGTCTCAGGAGCCGTTAGCATCTTAGTGATTCCATGGTTCATACTTCAACACTATATCTTTATTGAAGTTTCTTTTCACAGGGAAATACATCAAGCACTAATGGAGTTAGGGGATAAAGACCCTTATTTTGTTGGTTTGACTTCCAAGATCATAAATGCAAGATTAGGAGCTGAGCTTTCTAAAAAATGTAGAGAGCTGGCCATGCACTTTGAGAATCAAGTGATTAGTGGTGGTGTGCTTGCATATACCCTTTTGGGCGTTGATTATGGTGAAGGTAGTGGAGGTTGTGCACTCCTAAAAGTTGAGCTGCGTCGACGATGGAATGGTGCAATGCTTCCTTATTGGGTTTTTGACATGACAATGAGGAGTGTTGGAAATGCTCTTCGGGAACCTTTTGCTGATCCGTTGTATCTCCAATACATATGGAGTCTTGATTATATCGTTGCCTTGCTCGTTGCACTTAATGGCTCTTCAATGGATAGGACTTACTTAGGTATCACCATTGGGAAGCTTGTTTGTTTAACTCACTGTGCTGGAGCATTCCCAACAGATCAGAGCACTATTGATGATTTCTGTCAACATGTCCTTAAATGTTCTACATCTGATGACTGTCATTTGTTGTCATTTTATCACGGAGGGACATTAAAACAAACAGGATTGAGTCATTTTTCACCTATTAGTGGTTACCATGCTGGAAGAGACATGACATTGACTTTGAATGTTGCACGGTTCAAGTACCCTCCACATTGTGTTCTTGTACAACTTTTTTGGCAAGCTATGCATAAAGTTGATGAGGCAACTATGCAACACAGAGGACTTATGCTTATATCAAGACCTCACGTTGAGTCGGGGCTGCTTAATACCATGAGCTGCGGACATGAGAGTTGGGCTAGTGTTGCAAAGTATTTAGTGGATGAGGGTCCTCTTCTCTTAAAGTTAGGAGACGTGAAAGACATCTCCAACTTGTTCTAA